In Monomorium pharaonis isolate MP-MQ-018 chromosome 3, ASM1337386v2, whole genome shotgun sequence, a genomic segment contains:
- the LOC105839766 gene encoding MIP18 family protein galla-1 isoform X1 translates to MLLFSLLLSLVNMLSLFRKLSIGGKIKDGILPEAVMGTAEDLSTAKNQTLKTDTELKESVYDLLRTIKDPEKPQTLEQLDVVYEDCIKVCHCTPRGVSVIRVEFNPTVPHCSLATLIGLCIRIKLERHLSASFKLDIYIKKGAHSTEEEINKQINDKERIAAAMENPNLRELVEKCILEEDY, encoded by the exons ATGCTGttgttttctttgttattgTCGTTAGTGAATATGCTATCCCTTTTCCGGAAGTTATCAATTGGCGGAAAGATAAAGGATGGTATATTACCAGAGGCAGTGATGGGCACGGCAGAGGATCTCTCGACAGCAAAAAATCAGACATTAAAGACTGATACAGAGTTAAAAGAATCCGTTTACG ATTTGTTAAGGACAATCAAGGATCCTGAGAAACCACAAACGTTGGAACAATTGGATGTTGTCTATGAAGATTGCATAAAAGTTTGCCACTGCACACCTCGAGGAGTTTCTGTGATTCGCGTGGAGTTTAATCCTACAGTACCTCATTGCTCATTGGCGACTCTCATAGGACTTTGTATCCGCATTAAATTGGAACGTCATTTATCAGCATCATTTAAATTGGATATCTATATCAAGAAAGGTGCACATTCCACTGAAGAAGAAA TTAACAAACAAATTAATGACAAGGAACGTATAGCAGCTGCAATGGAAAATCCAAATTTACGTGAACTAGTGGAGAAATGCATATTAGAAGAGGATTATTAG
- the LOC105839766 gene encoding MIP18 family protein galla-1 isoform X2: protein MLLFSLLLSLVNMLSLFRKLSIGGKIKDGILPEAVMGTAEDLSTAKNQTLKTDTELKESVYDLLRTIKDPEKPQTLEQLDVVYEDCIKVCHCTPRGVSVIRVEFNPTVPHCSLATLIGLCIRIKLERHLSASFKLDIYIKKGAHSTEEESRFAFF from the exons ATGCTGttgttttctttgttattgTCGTTAGTGAATATGCTATCCCTTTTCCGGAAGTTATCAATTGGCGGAAAGATAAAGGATGGTATATTACCAGAGGCAGTGATGGGCACGGCAGAGGATCTCTCGACAGCAAAAAATCAGACATTAAAGACTGATACAGAGTTAAAAGAATCCGTTTACG ATTTGTTAAGGACAATCAAGGATCCTGAGAAACCACAAACGTTGGAACAATTGGATGTTGTCTATGAAGATTGCATAAAAGTTTGCCACTGCACACCTCGAGGAGTTTCTGTGATTCGCGTGGAGTTTAATCCTACAGTACCTCATTGCTCATTGGCGACTCTCATAGGACTTTGTATCCGCATTAAATTGGAACGTCATTTATCAGCATCATTTAAATTGGATATCTATATCAAGAAAGGTGCACATTCCACTGAAGAAGAAAGTAGGTTTGCTTTTTT TTAA
- the LOC118644955 gene encoding protein ALP1-like, with product MTSMSYQYLVGIATVGNIIRETCEVIWNSLCPLVLSPALSEEDWLEIANNFEEVSNFTHCIGAIDGKHVTIQCPNNAGSTYYNYKHAHSVVLMAICDAHYIFRFVDIGAYGRRSDGGIFSNSVIGKNFNANRMNVPKPSAVAEGRILPYCLVGDEAFPLKSYMLRPYPGKNGLTPEQDIFNYRLSRARRLIENTFGILAS from the exons ATGACATCAATGTCATATCAGTATTTGGTTGGGATAGCAACAGTTGGCAATATTATTCGAGAGACGTGCGAAGTAATTTGGAACAGTTTGTGTCCTTTAGTTTTATCGCCAGCATTGTCGGAAGAAGACTGGCTcgaaattgcaaataattttgaagaggTATCTAATTTCACTCACTGCATTGGTGCCATCGATGGAAAACATGTAACAATTCAA TGTCCCAACAATGCTGGCTCAACGTACTATAATTACAAGCATGCTCATAGTGTAGTATTGATGGCCATTTGTGATGCACACTACATATTCCGTTTCGTTGACATTGGAGCGTACGGACGACGAAGCGATGGAGGTATTTTCAGCAACAGTGTTATCGGCAAGAACTTCAATGCAAACCGCATGAATGTACCAAAGCCGTCAGCTGTTGCAGAAGGACGAATTCTGCCATACTGTCTTGTGGGAGACGAAGCATTCCCTTTAAAATCATATATGCTTCGCCCCTATCCAGGCAAGAACGGATTAACACCGGAGCAGGACATCTTCAATTACCGGTTAAGCCGTGCGAGAAGACTTATCGAAAATACTTTCGGAATTTTAGCTAGCTAG